In Miscanthus floridulus cultivar M001 chromosome 5, ASM1932011v1, whole genome shotgun sequence, one genomic interval encodes:
- the LOC136449939 gene encoding serine carboxypeptidase-like 26 — protein sequence MATMAGRLVARTSTSKRQQLSFAVLLLVLFQSSCWCCYAATVGYSYSEQEGNRVALLPGQPRNPPVSQFAGYVTVNEHNGRALFYWFFEAQTSPAHKPLLLWLNGGPGCSSVGYGAASELGPLRVTKHGAGLEFNNIAWNSEANLLFLESPVGVGFSYTNTSSDLTKLDDAFVAEDAYSFLVNWLKRFPQYKGREFYISGESYAGHYVPQLAELVYDRNKGKTNTYINLKGFMVGNPLTDDYYDSKGLAEYAWSHSVVSDEVYDRIKKVCDFRVSNWTDDCDKAMNTVFSQYQEIDIYNIYAPRCNLPPSSAALAVDQEFVANDHEHFRRRIRMFSGYDPCYSSYAEKYFNNADVQRAFHANVSGTRKWQVCSDSILRSYNFSVLSVLPIYSKLIKAGLRVWLYSGDVDGRVPVIGSRYCVEALGLPVKTQWQPWYLNKQVAGRFVEYHGMTMVTIRGAGHLVPLNKPSEGLALIDTFLQGKQLPTHR from the exons ATGGCGACAATGGCAGGGCGTCTTGTTGCCCGGACGTCCACGTCCAAGCGCCAGCAGCTCAGCTTTGCTGTTCTCCTCCTCGTCCTCTTCCAGAGCTCGTGCTGGTGCTGCTACGCGGCGACGGTGGGTTACAGTTACAGCGAGCAGGAGGGCAACCGGGTGGCGTTGCTCCCCGGGCAGCCGAGGAACCCTCCGGTGTCCCAGTTCGCCGGGTACGTCACCGTGAACGAGCACAACGGGAGGGCGCTCTTCTACTGGTTCTTTGAGGCTCAGACGTCGCCCGCGCACAAGCCTCTCCTGCTCTGGCTCAATGGAG GACCTGGTTGCTCATCAGTTGGATACGGAGCTGCTTCTGAGTTGGGGCCTCTCAGAGTCACTAAACACGGGGCAGGGCTTGAGTTCAACAATATTGCGTGGAACAGCG AGGCCAACTTGCTCTTCCTGGAGTCACCTGTTGGGGTTGGCTTCTCCTACACCAACACATCCTCTGACCTCACCAAACTGGATGATGCTTTCGTAG ctGAAGATGCATACAGCTTCCTAGTAAATTGGCTCAAGAGGTTTCCGCAGTACAAGGGCCGCGAATTTTATATCTCCGGGGAGAGCTATGCAG GTCACTATGTGCCACAACTTGCTGAACTTGTCTATGACAGGAacaaaggcaagaccaacacatacaTCAACCTTAAAGGTTTCATG GTCGGTAATCCACTAACTGACGATTACTACGACTCGAAGGGGCTGGCTGAATATGCTTGGAGCCACTCAGTAGTGTCAGATGAAGTTTACGATCGCATCAAGAAGGTCTGTGATTTCAGGGTCTCAAACTGGACCGATGATTGTGATAAAGCCATGAACACTGTGTTCAGCCAGTACCAAGAGATTGACATTTACAACATCTACGCGCCCAGATGCAATCTTCCTCCGTCATCAGCTGCACTTGCTGTTGATCAAGAATTCGTAGCTAACGATCAT GAACATTTCAGGAGAAGGATTAGGATGTTCTCGGGATATGACCCATGTTATTCTTCGTATGCTGAAAAGTACTTCAATAACGCAGATGTGCAGAGAGCATTCCATGCAAATGTCAGTGGAACTCGAAAATGGCAAGTTTGCAG TGATTCAATTTTAAGGTCATACAATTTTTCGGTACTTTCCGTCTTACCAATCTACTCTAAGCTTATCAAAGCAGGATTGAGGGTCTGGCTCTACAG TGGGGATGTAGATGGTAGGGTCCCAGTGATCGGATCGCGGTATTGTGTGGAAGCCCTGGGCCTGCCTGTTAAGACACAGTGGCAACCTTGGTACCTGAACAAACAG GTCGCGGGAAGATTTGTGGAGTACCATGGCATGACAATGGTGACAATCAGAGGAGCTGGTCATTTGGTGCCCCTCAACAAACCTTCAGAAGGTCTCGCACTTATCGACACATTCCTTCAGGGCAAACAGCTTCCCACACACAGATGA